The Candidatus Babeliales bacterium genome has a segment encoding these proteins:
- a CDS encoding ABC transporter ATP-binding protein: MNTSFSSFQRLFFYMRPYRIKIAVATVCAVLQNIFDVFPEVLIGITIDVLVNKQTSFLAHWGVVDVLSQLYILAGLTFIIWCCQALFEYLSDTSWRNLAQTIQHELRIDAYGHMQQLEMAYFEDKSTGELLTVLNEDVNQLEHFFDKGIADFIYFVVSVLLVGFIFFYLSPVVAFFAFFPVPIIFFVASTFQGRLGQLYTNVRESAGTLGARLGNNLIGISIIKSYTTEEYELDRLRKDSGAYRDAHAHSIAVSCAFIPIVRMAIAFGFVITIVLGGWYTLQGTLAIGGYSILVSMTQRLLWPFIYLAKSMDVYKRSMASANRVFAVLDTPIGIKDGVVADPIKEVKGKIEFKDISFAYPSGVQIFDNLSISVEPGQTVGVVGSTGSGKTTLIKLLLRFYDPVQGSIMLDGVYTKDLKLRLLRQAFGLVSQDVFLFKGTVKENIAYGAPHVTDEQIEYAARMAEIHDFIMSLPHGYDTIVGERGQKLSGGQRQRISIARAIVNKPPILIFDEATASVDNETESSIQRSLEKIAKEHTIFVIAHRLSTVRHADNIFVLHKGVVVENGKHDDLLQLDGVYAKLWRVQTGEKL; this comes from the coding sequence ATGAATACAAGTTTTTCTTCTTTTCAGCGTCTTTTTTTCTATATGAGACCTTATCGTATAAAAATAGCAGTCGCTACTGTGTGTGCTGTGTTGCAGAATATTTTTGATGTTTTTCCCGAAGTGCTGATTGGTATTACCATCGATGTTTTGGTAAATAAACAAACTTCTTTTTTGGCGCATTGGGGAGTCGTTGATGTTTTGTCACAATTATATATTTTGGCTGGATTAACATTCATTATATGGTGTTGCCAGGCATTATTTGAATATTTAAGTGATACATCATGGCGTAATCTTGCACAAACAATACAGCACGAATTACGCATTGACGCATATGGACATATGCAACAATTAGAAATGGCATATTTCGAAGATAAAAGCACTGGTGAATTACTGACAGTTCTGAATGAAGATGTAAATCAGTTGGAACATTTTTTTGATAAAGGTATTGCTGATTTTATTTATTTTGTAGTCAGTGTTTTATTGGTAGGATTTATCTTTTTTTATTTGTCGCCCGTTGTAGCTTTTTTTGCATTTTTTCCTGTTCCTATCATTTTTTTTGTTGCGAGTACATTTCAAGGTCGTTTAGGGCAGCTATATACCAATGTACGTGAAAGTGCAGGGACACTTGGGGCGCGTCTTGGTAATAATCTTATTGGTATTTCTATCATTAAAAGTTATACAACAGAAGAATATGAATTAGATCGATTGCGAAAAGATAGCGGTGCTTATAGAGATGCGCATGCACATTCTATTGCGGTAAGTTGTGCATTTATTCCGATTGTTCGAATGGCGATTGCATTTGGGTTTGTCATTACGATAGTTCTTGGTGGTTGGTATACATTGCAAGGTACTTTGGCAATTGGTGGTTATAGTATTTTGGTATCGATGACACAGCGGTTATTGTGGCCATTTATTTATCTTGCAAAATCGATGGATGTGTACAAACGGTCTATGGCTTCAGCCAACCGTGTTTTTGCTGTTCTTGATACCCCGATTGGTATAAAAGATGGAGTTGTTGCCGATCCAATCAAAGAAGTAAAAGGTAAGATAGAGTTTAAGGATATCTCTTTTGCGTATCCAAGTGGCGTTCAGATTTTTGATAATCTTTCCATTTCAGTTGAACCTGGTCAGACTGTTGGTGTTGTTGGCTCTACCGGAAGCGGTAAAACAACGCTCATTAAGCTATTATTGAGATTTTATGATCCTGTGCAAGGATCAATTATGCTTGATGGGGTTTATACCAAAGATCTTAAGTTACGATTGTTACGTCAGGCTTTTGGCCTTGTCAGTCAGGATGTATTTCTTTTTAAAGGTACGGTCAAGGAAAATATTGCCTATGGTGCGCCCCATGTAACTGACGAGCAAATAGAATATGCTGCACGGATGGCAGAAATACATGATTTTATTATGAGTTTGCCTCATGGATACGATACTATTGTTGGGGAAAGAGGACAAAAGCTTTCCGGTGGCCAGCGGCAGCGTATTTCCATTGCACGAGCTATTGTAAATAAGCCACCAATCCTTATTTTTGATGAAGCAACCGCATCTGTTGATAATGAAACAGAATCATCCATTCAGCGTTCTTTAGAAAAAATAGCAAAAGAACATACTATTTTTGTTATAGCCCATCGTTTATCCACTGTACGTCATGCCGATAACATATTTGTGCTCCATAAAGGGGTAGTCGTAGAAAATGGCAAACATGATGATTTGCTACAGCTAGACGGAGTTTATGCCAAATTGTGGCGAGTCCAAACTGGTGAAAAGCTTTAG
- a CDS encoding ATP-binding cassette domain-containing protein: MIKFENVSVTIDNKHILKNISCTINTGDFIVIVGPNGAGKSTFFDMISGKRIATSGKIFLDGTDITHLDEQHRATLISRLFQNPQLNGVASMTVAQNLALSNYKGKTVSLINGMNRFPSHLTAELDKLNLGSSKILNTPMKDLSGGQRQLLAFLMATILPPRLFMLDEPTAALDPQSATKLLQFAIKFINEHKMTTLLITHDPELALVIGKKIWVLENGEITKRFDTQDTVNLSASDLIGHIDYKKLME, translated from the coding sequence ATGATAAAATTTGAAAATGTTTCAGTAACAATCGATAACAAACATATTCTTAAAAATATCTCTTGCACCATTAACACGGGTGATTTTATTGTTATTGTTGGCCCTAACGGTGCAGGAAAAAGTACTTTTTTTGACATGATTAGTGGCAAACGCATAGCAACAAGCGGAAAAATTTTTCTTGATGGAACTGATATCACACATCTTGATGAACAACATCGCGCTACACTTATCAGCAGATTGTTCCAAAACCCACAACTCAATGGTGTTGCATCCATGACCGTTGCACAAAATTTGGCACTCAGTAATTACAAAGGCAAAACAGTTAGTTTAATCAATGGCATGAACAGATTCCCAAGCCATTTGACAGCAGAACTTGATAAACTCAACTTGGGATCATCAAAAATATTAAACACACCAATGAAAGATCTTTCAGGTGGCCAACGACAATTGCTTGCGTTTCTTATGGCAACAATATTACCACCACGACTCTTTATGCTTGATGAACCAACTGCAGCACTCGATCCACAATCAGCAACAAAGTTGTTACAATTTGCTATCAAATTTATTAATGAACACAAAATGACAACTCTGCTCATTACACACGATCCGGAACTAGCACTTGTTATTGGCAAAAAAATATGGGTTTTAGAAAATGGTGAAATTACAAAACGATTTGATACACAGGATACGGTAAATCTTTCCGCAAGTGATCTGATTGGACATATTGATTACAAAAAATTGATGGAATAA